The Tessaracoccus timonensis sequence TGAACGACTTGGAGAGCACCCGCGTCATGATTTCGCGCTTGGCCACCACGCCAACGATGGACGTGAACGATGGGGGAGGTGTGAGCTTAGGGGTCTGCTGGGGGGTTTGCGTGGTGGTCACTGTGCCAACTCCTTGTAGATCTCGTGCAGGGTGCGCTGGACGGGGCCGAAGCGCTGCACACGGCCGCGCTGGAGCGCTTCGGCGAGCACCCGGTTGGCCTGCGTCTCGTCGGCGCAGTGGAACTTGACGTAGTTGCCGTCGAACTCGAGGACGTTCACGCCGGCGTCGCGCACCCAGCCGGTGTCGCCGTCGGTGACGAGCTCCCACTCATCGCGCTGGTCAGCGGCGAGAATCTCTGCTCTGGTGCCGCTCGCGCGGATTTCGCCGTTAGCGATGATGACGAGCTCGTCGCACAGCCGCTCCACCACGTCGAGCTGGTGCGAGGAGAACAGCACCGGCGCACCGGTGGCGGCGACGTCGCGCAGCACCGTGAGGGTCTGGTCAACGGCGCCCGGGTCGAGGCCGGAGAATGGCTCGTCGAGGATGAGCGCGGCCGGCTCATGCACCAAGGCAGCGGCGATTTGGGCGCGCTGCTGGTTGCCGAGGGAGAGCGACTCGAGGGTGTCCTTCGGGTCGCCATTGAGCTGGAGCTGTTCGAGGAGTTCCAGCCCGCGGCGCTTTGCGTCGGCGGCGGACTGCCCGTGCAGCTGGCCGAGGTAGACGAGCTGGTCGATGACCTTCATCTTCGGGTAGAGCCCGCGCTCTTCGGGCATGTAGCCGATGTTGGAGCGGAACTCGCGTGTGATGGGTTTGCCGTCGACGAGCACCTCACCCTCCGTGGCCGCCAGGACGCCCAGGATGATACGCATTGTGGTGGTTTTTCCGGCGCCGTTACCGCCGACGAAACCAGTCATGAGGCCAGGCTTGATGTCGAAGGAGACATCCTTCAGGACATGTTTCTCACCGAAGAATCGGTGCACATTTCGTACGCTGATCATGACACTTACGCTACCGACGGGGAAGGTCGTCGTACTTCCCTCTCGGGAGGGGTTTTTGCTGTTCCCCCGAGCGGGGGATCAGCTGTGCGAGGGGGAGACGAGCCCGTGCTCGTATGCCCAGATCACCGCTGCGATGCGGTCGCGCAGCCCGAGCTTCATGAGGATGTTCGACACGTGCGTTTTCACCGTCTCCGGGCTCACGACGAGCTCGTCGGCGATCTCCGCATTCGATAATCCACGTGCGAGCGCGAGGAGGGTGTCGCGCTCTCTCGACGTGAGCGCGTCCACCTGGGGGGCGCTCATCGAGGCAGGCCGTGTGCTGGCGAAGCGGGCGATCACCCGACGTGTCACCTGCGGGCTGAGTAGCCCGTCGCCGGCGCCCAGTACGTGGATGGCGTCGATCAGCTGCTCGGCTTCGGCGGTCTTCAGGAGGAAGCCGGAGGCGCCCGCCTGCAACGTCTCGAAGAGGAAGTCGTCGCGATCGAACGTGGTGAGGATGAGCACCGACGACGGGCACCCCGCCGCGGTGAGCTTGCGCGTGGCTTCGATGCCGTCCATCACCGGCATCTGCACGTCCATACAGATCACGTCGGGTTCTAACTCGAGCGCGAGCTGCACGCCTTCCTCGCCGTTGCTCGCTTGGCCCACCACCTCGATGTCCGGCTCTGTGTTCAAGATGGTGGCGAATCCGGAGCGGATGAGGGCTTGGTCATCCACGAGTAGGACAGTGGTCATCGTGCAGCTCCTGCTGGGATGGTGGCGCGGATGCGGAATCCGCCACGAGGTTTCGGGCCTGCTTCTAGCGTGCCACCGACGGCGGTGATCCGCTCACGCATCCCAATGAGCCCGGTGCCGGTGCCCGGCAGGGTGGTTGCAGTGCCGCGCCCATCGTCGGCAATCTCCAGCTCGACGGCATCTGGCAACCCGCGCAGCCGCACGTGCACCGTCGCATGGGGGCCGGCGTGTTTGGCGGCGTTGGTGAGGCCTTCCTGGGCGGCGCGGTAGAGCGCGAGTTCAGCGGCGGGGGTGAGCTCAGGAATGGTGCCGATCTCCTCGTAGGCGGCGCGTTGGCCCTTGCTACGGGCAGTTGTGACGAGTGGAGCGAGGTCTGCGAGCGTCGGTTCCGGAGCGGGCGCATCGTCGGTGTCGCGCAAGGTGAGCACCATGCTGCGGAGATCTCTCACTGCGGCGCGGCCGCTCGACTCCACCTGTTTCAGCGACGCTGTTGCGGCATCGGGATCGCGCTCTATGAGCCGACGTGCGGCCGCCGCCTGCACCGACATAGCGGTGACATGGTGGGCCACGACGTCATGCAATTCGCGGGCGATGCGCAGGCGCTCCTCCTCGACGGCGGACTCCACCAGCTGGGCCTGGAGCTGCTTGATGCTGGCGTCGGCGTCTTCCAGTTCGGCTCGCTCCGTCGCCTGATCCCACGCCTGATCACCGAAGATCCAGGCGCCGGTGAAGAACGCGATGTTGACGATGCTGTTGATCACAATGAACGCCGCCATCTGGGTGGCGCTGATTGCCTCCGCCCCCGTGACCTTTTCCAAGCTCGCAAACGACGCCACCACGAAGCTCACCGCCATGAGCAGGCAGATCAAGATGCGTACCAACAGCGCCTGACCGCGTTTCGCCGACCACGCGCCGATCGAGTAGAAACCGAGGAAGAGCACCACCTGCGAGGTGTAGATATCTATCCCGGTGAAAAAGGTTGCCACGTTGTACAAGACGGCCTGCGCCATACCCGCGACGAGGGGGAACCGTCGGCGCCACACCAACGGCAACGAGCTCACGACGGTGCCTAGGCACTGCAATCCCCACGACTGTGAGAAATGCGACATGCCGGCGGCGATGATGAGCCACGACATACCGCAACCCAGCGCGGCGAGCGCGAGCGCCACGAGCGCGTCGGTGCGCAACCAGTTTGGGGGCAATGGGCGGGTCTGCATAGTTGCTGATGCTAGCTGGCGGTGGGCACGTGCAGATCCCTCGAGCGGGTGAGATTGCTTGAACGTGGTGATTGAATGTGGGCGATGAGAAGCAAAGAGAGTCTGCCGTCGAGCGTATGGGTGCTCCTGGCCGCGGCGTTCTCTATTGCGATGGGGTTCGGGCTCATCGCGCCTGTGCTGCCGCAATTCGCCAACTCGATGGCGAAAGAGGTGTTCCCCGACGCAGCGGTCACCGCGACGAGCGTCGTCGTGAGTGCCTTCGCCGTGTTCCGACTGCTCTGGGCGACACCGGCCGGCTCGCTCGTGTCGAAGTTCGGCGAAAAGGCCATCTACATCGTCGGGGTGTTCACCGTCGCAGCGTCCTCGGCACTCACCGCCTTCGCACAAAACTACTGGCAGCTGCTGATCTTCCGCTCGCTGGGCGGCGTCGGTTCCGTGATGTTCACCGTCTCCGCGATGGGGCTGCTGATTCGCATCGCTCCCAGTCACATGCGTGGGCGAGTGTCGGCGCTGTATGGCGCCATGTTCATGATCGGCAACATGGTGGGGCCCGTGTTCGGCGGCACGCTGGCGGAGTTTGGGGTGGCAGTGCCGTTCCTGTTGTACGCCGGTGCGCTCCTGATCGCCGGCATCATCATGTGGGCGAAGATGCCGTCGACATCACCTACTAGGACGACGGGTGGCGTCGCGGCCTCCGCACCCATGACCCTGGCTGAGGCGTTTCGAGATAGGGCATTCCTGGCGAACATTCCGGGCCTGTTTGGGCACGGCTGGGCGAACTTCGGCGTTCGCACAGCGTTGGTGCCGCTGTTCATTGCTGCCGTGGTGTCGGACAAGGCGTGGGTGGCGGGCGCGGCGCTCGCGCTCTTCGCGATCGGCACGGCGCTCGCTCTGCCGTTCGCGTCGACGTTCGCCGATCGGCACGGCCGCAAACCCATGATCATGGGCGGGCTGGCAGCTGCGGGCGTCTTTACGATCATGCTGGGGTTCACCGCGTCGATGTGGCTCACCCTTCCGCTCTGCCTGCTTGCCGGATTCGGCGCGGGCATGTTCAATCCGGCGTCGCAGGCCGTGACCGCAGACGTTATCGGCGGCGATCGCTCGGCCGGCAAAGTGGTAGCCAGCACGCAGATGATGACGGACGTCGGTTCCATCGTCGGGCCGCTGGCTGCTGGCGCCATCGCTGACGCCATGGGGTTCGGTTGGGCGTTCGGCATCACCGGCGCGATCCTGCTGCTGGGTGCGCTGGCGTGGATCGGCACCCCGGATACGTTGCGTCGCACCTACTCCTGATCAGAAATCCGCGACGGCGCCCGCGCGAGGTGAAGCGGGGTACGTGCCGGCGATACAATGACGCCCATGTCCGACATCTTGAACGCCGTCGCCTGGCCGTACGCCAACGGCCCGCGCCACATTGGTCACGTCTCCGGTTTTGGAGTTCCCTCCGACGTGTTCTCAAGGTTCATGCGAATGCGCGGGCACAACGTGCTCATGGTGTCGGGCTCCGACGAGCACGGCACCGCGATTCAGGTGAAGGCCGACCAGGAGGGGCTCACCGCTCGCGAGACCGCGGACAAATACCACGCCCAGATCGTGGAAGACCTGCAGGGCCTCGGGCTCAGCTACGACCTCTACACCCGCACCACGACGCCGAACCACGCCGCCGTCGTACAAGACGTCTTCCTCGCGCTGCTCGACAACGGCTACCTCACCAAGCAGTCGCAGATGGGCGCGATCTCCCCGTCGACCGGGCGCACGCTGCCCGACCGCTTCATCGAGGGCACCTGCCCGCTGTGTGGCTACGACGGTGCCCGCGGCGACCAGTGCGACAACTGCGGCAAGCAGCTTGATCCGGCTGATCTCATCAACCCGCGCTCCCGCACCAACGGCGAGACGCCGAAGTTCGTCGAAACCGAGCACTACTTCCTCGACCTGCCGAAGCTTGCCAACAAGCTCGGCGAATGGCTCGACACCCGCCAAGAGTGGCGGCCAAACGTCCTCAAGTTCTCCCACAACCTGCTGGAGGACCTCCACCCGCGTGCCATCACGCGCGACCTCGACTGGGGCATCCAGGTGCCCGTCGAAGGCTGGGAAGACAACCCGATGAAGTCGATCTACGTGTGGTTCGACGCCGTGATTGGGTACCTGTCTGCGACGAAGGAATGGGCCAAGCGCTCCGGTGACGAGGACGCCTGGCGCACCTTCTGGAACGAGCCCGAGACCAAGTCGTACTACTTCATGGGCAAAGACAACATCGTCTTCCACTCCGTGATCTGGCCGGCTATTTTGCTCGGCTGCAACGGCGAGGGCAGCGCTGGCGGTGAGATTCGCCCGTCGCTCGGGAAGCTTCAGCTGCCCACCGAGGTGGTGAGCTCTGAGTTCATGACGATGAAGGGCTCGAAGGTGTCCAGCTCGCGCGGCGCGAGCATCTTCGTGAAAGACTTCCTCGCCGAGTTTGGCCCCGACGCACTGCGCTACTTCATCGCCGTCGCCGGGCCTGAAAACAACGACACCGACTTCACGTGGGACGAGTTCGTGCGTCGCATCAACTACGAACTCGCCAACGAGTGGGGCAACCTCGTCAACCGCTCCATCTCGATGGCGCACAAGAACATCGGTGCGGTGCCGACGCCAGGAGAGTTCACCGACGACGACCGCGCCCTGCTGGCGGAATGCGAGCGGGCGTTCACCACCGTCGGAGAAGACATCGAAGCACGGCGCTTCAAGGCCGGCATCACCGAGGCGATGCGCATCGTCGGACTAGCCAACAAGTACATCTCGGATCAGGAGCCGTGGAAGAAGAAGGACGACACCGAGCGTCGCGACACCATCCTCTACGTCGCGCTCCAGGCCGTGACCGACTGCAACACGCTGCTCACGCCGTACCTGCCGCACTCAGCGCAGAAGGTGTTCGAGGCGCTGGGCGGCGACGGCGTGTGGGCGGCACAGCCGGAGATCGTCGAAGTGACCGACGGCGACATGACGTACCCCACGCTGCAGGGCGACTACACGACGCAGCTGGCAGCCTGGGAACATCGCGCGATCGTGCCGGGAACACCGCTGGACAAGCCCAGCCCGCTGTTCCAAAAGCTCGACGAAAAGCTCGGCCAGACAGGCCCCAGCTGGGCGCCGATTGGCGAGTGACTGGGCAGGAGCAGGGTAACGGCTCAGTACGCCGGGAAGAGCTCATGCTGGAGTGCGACGAGCACCTCACGTTCAGGAGGCGGAGGCTCGTCGGACAGCGGGGGTTCGGGC is a genomic window containing:
- a CDS encoding ABC transporter ATP-binding protein; the protein is MISVRNVHRFFGEKHVLKDVSFDIKPGLMTGFVGGNGAGKTTTMRIILGVLAATEGEVLVDGKPITREFRSNIGYMPEERGLYPKMKVIDQLVYLGQLHGQSAADAKRRGLELLEQLQLNGDPKDTLESLSLGNQQRAQIAAALVHEPAALILDEPFSGLDPGAVDQTLTVLRDVAATGAPVLFSSHQLDVVERLCDELVIIANGEIRASGTRAEILAADQRDEWELVTDGDTGWVRDAGVNVLEFDGNYVKFHCADETQANRVLAEALQRGRVQRFGPVQRTLHEIYKELAQ
- a CDS encoding response regulator transcription factor produces the protein MTTVLLVDDQALIRSGFATILNTEPDIEVVGQASNGEEGVQLALELEPDVICMDVQMPVMDGIEATRKLTAAGCPSSVLILTTFDRDDFLFETLQAGASGFLLKTAEAEQLIDAIHVLGAGDGLLSPQVTRRVIARFASTRPASMSAPQVDALTSRERDTLLALARGLSNAEIADELVVSPETVKTHVSNILMKLGLRDRIAAVIWAYEHGLVSPSHS
- a CDS encoding sensor histidine kinase; translation: MQTRPLPPNWLRTDALVALALAALGCGMSWLIIAAGMSHFSQSWGLQCLGTVVSSLPLVWRRRFPLVAGMAQAVLYNVATFFTGIDIYTSQVVLFLGFYSIGAWSAKRGQALLVRILICLLMAVSFVVASFASLEKVTGAEAISATQMAAFIVINSIVNIAFFTGAWIFGDQAWDQATERAELEDADASIKQLQAQLVESAVEEERLRIARELHDVVAHHVTAMSVQAAAARRLIERDPDAATASLKQVESSGRAAVRDLRSMVLTLRDTDDAPAPEPTLADLAPLVTTARSKGQRAAYEEIGTIPELTPAAELALYRAAQEGLTNAAKHAGPHATVHVRLRGLPDAVELEIADDGRGTATTLPGTGTGLIGMRERITAVGGTLEAGPKPRGGFRIRATIPAGAAR
- a CDS encoding MFS transporter, coding for MRSKESLPSSVWVLLAAAFSIAMGFGLIAPVLPQFANSMAKEVFPDAAVTATSVVVSAFAVFRLLWATPAGSLVSKFGEKAIYIVGVFTVAASSALTAFAQNYWQLLIFRSLGGVGSVMFTVSAMGLLIRIAPSHMRGRVSALYGAMFMIGNMVGPVFGGTLAEFGVAVPFLLYAGALLIAGIIMWAKMPSTSPTRTTGGVAASAPMTLAEAFRDRAFLANIPGLFGHGWANFGVRTALVPLFIAAVVSDKAWVAGAALALFAIGTALALPFASTFADRHGRKPMIMGGLAAAGVFTIMLGFTASMWLTLPLCLLAGFGAGMFNPASQAVTADVIGGDRSAGKVVASTQMMTDVGSIVGPLAAGAIADAMGFGWAFGITGAILLLGALAWIGTPDTLRRTYS
- the metG gene encoding methionine--tRNA ligase: MSDILNAVAWPYANGPRHIGHVSGFGVPSDVFSRFMRMRGHNVLMVSGSDEHGTAIQVKADQEGLTARETADKYHAQIVEDLQGLGLSYDLYTRTTTPNHAAVVQDVFLALLDNGYLTKQSQMGAISPSTGRTLPDRFIEGTCPLCGYDGARGDQCDNCGKQLDPADLINPRSRTNGETPKFVETEHYFLDLPKLANKLGEWLDTRQEWRPNVLKFSHNLLEDLHPRAITRDLDWGIQVPVEGWEDNPMKSIYVWFDAVIGYLSATKEWAKRSGDEDAWRTFWNEPETKSYYFMGKDNIVFHSVIWPAILLGCNGEGSAGGEIRPSLGKLQLPTEVVSSEFMTMKGSKVSSSRGASIFVKDFLAEFGPDALRYFIAVAGPENNDTDFTWDEFVRRINYELANEWGNLVNRSISMAHKNIGAVPTPGEFTDDDRALLAECERAFTTVGEDIEARRFKAGITEAMRIVGLANKYISDQEPWKKKDDTERRDTILYVALQAVTDCNTLLTPYLPHSAQKVFEALGGDGVWAAQPEIVEVTDGDMTYPTLQGDYTTQLAAWEHRAIVPGTPLDKPSPLFQKLDEKLGQTGPSWAPIGE